A part of Miscanthus floridulus cultivar M001 chromosome 6, ASM1932011v1, whole genome shotgun sequence genomic DNA contains:
- the LOC136458174 gene encoding transcription factor MYB4-like yields the protein MGRAPCCEKVGLKKGRWTKEEDEILARYIKEHGEGSWRSLPKNAGLLRCGKSCRLRWINYLRADLKRGNITEEEEEMITKLHATLGNRWSLIAGHLPGRTDNEIKNYWNSHLSRRAADFRDGVVVNIDLSRLPGGGKRRGGRASRGILAAAAKEKKAKGNGKGKGKGKDDKGKNNVAEAEQLKEEDANVSTTPRPESDCATAAQSEEQAQASASGLTSDGPEEDLLALSEEMVSALLAAPGSPKLEVGSCMDSDSGPSGDSGCGSGGPSGDVAHELDLGLDDKAIMDWDLMGLDISAADDMWDTLLWDYDDETLVPEQGHQQQQQQDEVMSDLFFLDNL from the exons ATGGGGAGAGCGCCGTGCTGCGAGAAGGTGGGGTTGAAGAAGGGGAGGTGGACTAAGGAGGAGGACGAGATCCTGGCGAGGTACATCAAAGAACATGGCGAAGGCTCATGGAGATCGCTGCCCAAGAATGCTG GGTTGCTGCGGTGCGGGAAGAGCTGCAGGCTGCGATGGATCAACTACCTgagggcggatctcaagagggggAACatcacggaggaggaggaggagatgatcaccaagctccacgCCACGCTTGGCAACAG GTGGTCCCTGATCGCCGGTCATTTGCCCGGCCGAACAGACAACGAGATCAAAAACTACTGGAACTCGCACCTGAGCAGGCGGGCGGCCGACTTccgcgacggcgtcgtcgtcaaCATCGACCTCAGCAGGCTGCCCGGCGGCGGCAAGCGGCGCGGCGGCCGGGCCAGCCGAGGCATCCTGGCCGCCGCAGCCAAGGAGAAGAAGGCGAAGGGGAacgggaaggggaaggggaaggggaaggacgACAAGGGCAAGAACAATGTCGCAGAAGCGGAGCAGCTCAAGGAGGAGGACGCCAACGTCTCAACTACGCCGAGGCCTGAGTCTGACTGCGCCACCGCCGCCCAGAGCGAGGAGCAAGCGCAGGCCAGCGCTAGCGGCCTGACCTCCGATGGGCCCGAGGAGGACCTGCTGGCTCTGAGCGAGGAGATGGTGAGTGCGCTACTGGCGGCCCCGGGAAGCCCAAAGCTGGAGGTGGGCTCGTGCATGGACAGTGACAGTGGCCCGTCCGGGGACAGTGGCTGTGGGTCCGGTGGGCCTTCTGGCGACGTGGCCCATGAGCTGGACCTGGGCCTGGACGACAAGGCCATCATGGACTGGGACTTGATGGGGCTGGACATCTCGGCCgccgatgacatgtgggacaCGCTGTTGTGGGACTACGACGACGAAACGTTGGTCCCGGAACAGgggcaccagcagcagcagcagcaggacgaGGTGATGTCAGACCTCTTCTTCCTGGACAATCTCTAG
- the LOC136458175 gene encoding uncharacterized protein — translation MENTGSDRGGAKPAIRFGFSWADEVEREEREQQQEEEQRRWETEREQIKADPFGGARPREVEQRRWETEREQIKADPFGAARPREVVLAEKGVDWRARDRELDLHLRTAPRPRPRRSQKHATATATSKGAVAAHGATPARGAPPDRDAAGAGRTPHPKGRRAASSTPLPPPTVSHSAWGGSKRKCAGEGTGPSRRVRPVDDQRRKVFGELNVGEGCASSIRASSNKGCDSGGSLAQGIKPSMPAVADGENRCSMVPATKVTATEADESAVAQKRKGGGKRRKGKRSKKTPNQQTLVS, via the coding sequence ATGGAGAACACGGGCAGCGACCGCGGCGGCGCCAAGCCCGCGATCCGGTTCGGCTTCTCCTGGGCCGACGAGGTCGAGCGTGAGGAGcgggagcagcagcaggaggaggagcagcggcgGTGGGAGACAGAGAGGGAGCAGATCAAGGCGGACCCGTTCGGCGGGGCGCGGCCGCGGGAGGTGGAGCAGCGGCGGTGGGAGACGGAGAGGGAGCAGATCAAGGCGGACCCGTTCGGCGCGGCGCGGCCGCGGGAGGTGGTGCTGGCCGAGAAGGGCGTCGACTGGCGTGCGCGCGACCGCGAGCTGGATCTCCACCTCCGCaccgccccgcgcccgcgccctcgcCGCAGCCAGAAGCACGCGACCGCTACGGCCACGAGCAAGGGGGCCGTCGCGGCGCACGGGGCGACGCCAGCGCGCGGCGCGCCGCCGGACCGGGACGCGGCGGGCGCGGGACGGACGCCGCACCCGAAGGGGCGGCGCGCTGCTTCCTcgacgccgctgccgccgccgacgGTTAGCCACAGCGCGTGGGGCGGGAGCAAGAGGAAGTGTGCCGGGGAAGGGACTGGGCCGTCGCGGCGAGTCCGGCCCGTGGATGACCAGAGGAGGAAGGTCTTCGGCGAGCTCAACGTTGGTGAGGGCTGCGCCTCGTCGATCCGAGCCTCCAGCAACAAGGGCTGCGACTCCGGTGGAAGTCTAGCCCAGGGGATCAAACCGAGTATGCCCGCGGTTGCAGACGGTGAGAACAGATGTAGCATGGTGCCGGCGACGAAGGTAACCGCAACCGAGGCTGATGAATCTGCTGTTGCCCAGAAGAGAAAGGGGGgagggaagaggaggaaagggaaAAGATCCAAGAAGACTCCCAACCAGCAAACCCTGGTAAGCTAA
- the LOC136458176 gene encoding protein DOG1-like 4, producing the protein MLARSRPTKMPPPPPQEQPQPRSPQERRPSRPRPTGGMYYSDDMEAFYDAWVGREEQIVADLTAALALPPRRRSDALAPLVDAAVAHVAAYYEHKSRLADRDVVAALDPRWLNPLERTFLWAWGWKPALMFRFVETGGVGAGIGVGPEQRRALEELRAATAAAEREVDLQVATVQESLAGPRVLAALRRQPPRNGEADEAVAAVGRSLRVLLAAADALRDRTLRAVAGLLAPDQAGAVVAAMLRFHLGVRRAGRDWTSGHGGQRRV; encoded by the coding sequence ATGCTCGCGCGGTCGCGCCCCACAaagatgccgccgccgccgccgcaggagcAGCCGCAGCCGCGCTCGCCTCAAGAGCGCCGCCCAAGTCGTCCCCGTCCCACCGGCGGCATGTACTACTCCGACGACATGGAGGCGTTCTACGACGCCTGGGTGGGCCGGGAGGAGCAGATCGTGGCCGACCTCACGGCGGCGCTCGCGCTCCCGCCCCGGCGCCGGAGCGACGCGCTGGCGCCGCTCGTGGACGCCGCCGTCGCGCACGTCGCCGCCTACTACGAGCACAAGTCCCGGCTGGCCGACCGCGACGTCGTGGCCGCGCTGGACCCGCGCTGGCTCAACCCGCTCGAGCGCACCTTCCTGTGGGCCTGGGGATGGAAGCCGGCGCTCATGTTCCGCTTCGTGGAGACCGGCGGCGTCGGCGCGGGGATCGGCGTGGGACCCGAGCAGCGGCGCGCGCTGGAGGAGCTCCGCGCCGCCACGGCGGCCGCGGAGCGGGAGGTGGACCTGCAGGTGGCGACCGTGCAGGAGTCGCTGGCGGGGCCACGGGTGCTGGCCGCGCTGCGCAGGCAGCCCCCGCGGAACGGCGAGGCGGACGAGGCCGTCGCCGCCGTCGGGCGCTCGCTGCGCGTGCTGCTGGCCGCGGCCGACGCGCTAAGGGACCGCACGCTGCGCGCCGTCGCCGGGCTGCTCGCGCCGGACCAGGCCGGCGCGGTCGTCGCGGCCATGCTTAGGTTCCACCTCGGCGTCCGCCGCGCGGGCCGCGACTGGACGTCCGGCCACGGCGGCCAGCGGCGCGTCTAG